In Leptospira stimsonii, a single window of DNA contains:
- a CDS encoding DUF1554 domain-containing protein codes for MQDVSESSSASASSTTSGFQFSGVLQGLVSGTVQIRLNDEILSLSGNSEFQFANRIPQNQAYQLSVKFSAPDHSCKIFLGTTENPSGIASSDVSNLVVYCSTVVINGKIPGETIEIKEDGTALNFDISLSGPSGPNDPVAHVGLSTTATIDHFSPGPESYDMNFANPDSVTVTASDLAPSGLSDYYDQTYALNAIVTPSNLAVSFTLKIINNDKRIASVTRPSGGNMQYGGNDFGINGGDSSCSGYAGFASKILAGVATRVPGNADWPIAKNTKYYRADNNAFIAMSDSNGLIAYNTLYNSTGNPASNFWSGFNTDWTINANNCSDWTNNATGNGLAGDASTLIPCTTGNKLSLCIER; via the coding sequence ATGCAAGACGTTTCAGAAAGTTCTTCCGCTTCGGCTTCCTCCACTACATCGGGGTTTCAGTTCAGCGGAGTCTTGCAAGGTTTAGTTTCTGGGACGGTTCAGATTCGATTAAACGATGAAATTCTTTCTCTTTCCGGCAATAGCGAATTTCAATTTGCGAATCGGATTCCGCAAAATCAGGCGTATCAGTTGAGTGTGAAATTCTCGGCTCCGGATCATTCTTGTAAGATTTTTTTGGGAACGACGGAGAATCCATCCGGAATAGCTTCTTCCGATGTTTCCAATCTTGTCGTGTATTGTTCGACTGTCGTGATCAACGGTAAAATTCCGGGAGAAACGATCGAAATCAAGGAAGACGGAACCGCTTTGAACTTCGATATTTCTCTGAGCGGCCCCTCAGGTCCCAATGATCCTGTGGCTCATGTCGGCTTATCAACGACGGCGACCATCGATCATTTTAGTCCAGGTCCTGAAAGTTACGATATGAATTTTGCAAATCCGGATTCCGTTACCGTGACGGCGAGTGATCTGGCTCCGTCCGGATTGTCAGACTATTATGATCAAACATATGCTTTGAATGCAATCGTAACCCCTTCCAATCTTGCGGTTTCTTTTACTTTGAAGATTATCAACAACGACAAACGGATTGCTTCGGTTACCAGACCTTCCGGAGGAAATATGCAATACGGTGGGAATGACTTTGGAATCAACGGAGGAGATTCCAGTTGCTCCGGATATGCAGGATTCGCTTCTAAAATTCTAGCAGGCGTTGCGACGCGGGTTCCGGGAAATGCAGATTGGCCGATCGCTAAGAACACGAAGTATTATCGCGCTGATAATAATGCATTCATCGCCATGTCGGATAGCAACGGTTTGATTGCTTACAATACTCTTTACAATAGCACCGGGAACCCCGCTTCTAACTTCTGGTCTGGCTTCAATACGGATTGGACAATCAATGCGAACAACTGTAGTGATTGGACGAACAATGCGACCGGCAATGGATTGGCTGGAGATGCGTCGACTTTGATACCTTGTACCACCGGAAATAAACTTTCCCTTTGTATCGAACGTTGA
- a CDS encoding AraC family transcriptional regulator, with product MEEVKYYSLAAMLYFIIAIFGLFKRDRSKRFGASVLFFLMASLFWSFAATIFITEFALAKKLAQYFYAFFSVTVIFFFMNLTVAAKNGSSQINDADFSSLRKLLLRSFAATAAIVVVWDLLDEFKIPNLSEMVSLGSFLFFAYLLFQVLVPLRSSENRGNLVKILPAISVMLVIKLTEVIRYFEGAKIIEPMSTINYYFLILSPIILSEFIPVVEELHQHANENVSKGNSGSRESASDKNLEQRDSNLEKRSLLEDLNIEKVESKLNELMQNEKIHLDEELRLPSLASEMGLSVHHLSAFLNEHMGMNFNSFINHHRVKEAKVMLLEEPDRSILSIGMAVGFSSSSAFHRAFLKETKKSPKAFREENLTNYKNNEDEMGDLDSRYSHSI from the coding sequence GTGGAAGAGGTTAAATACTACTCTTTAGCCGCGATGCTCTATTTTATCATCGCGATATTTGGACTGTTTAAAAGGGATCGTAGCAAGAGGTTTGGGGCGTCGGTGCTGTTTTTTTTGATGGCCTCTTTGTTTTGGTCGTTTGCGGCTACTATTTTTATCACTGAGTTTGCTCTGGCAAAAAAGCTCGCTCAATATTTTTACGCGTTCTTCTCCGTAACGGTAATATTCTTTTTTATGAATCTAACCGTAGCGGCAAAGAATGGAAGTTCTCAAATTAACGATGCCGATTTTTCTTCTCTAAGAAAATTGTTACTTCGTAGTTTTGCGGCGACCGCGGCGATTGTGGTGGTTTGGGATCTTTTGGACGAATTTAAGATTCCGAATTTGTCGGAAATGGTTTCCTTAGGAAGCTTCCTATTCTTCGCTTACCTTCTTTTTCAGGTGTTGGTCCCGCTACGTTCCTCCGAAAATCGGGGAAATTTAGTGAAAATTCTACCTGCAATCAGCGTGATGCTTGTCATCAAACTCACGGAAGTGATTCGGTATTTCGAAGGCGCGAAGATCATCGAACCGATGAGCACGATCAATTATTACTTTTTGATTCTTTCCCCGATTATTTTGAGCGAGTTTATCCCGGTTGTTGAGGAACTTCACCAGCACGCAAACGAAAACGTCTCAAAAGGAAATTCCGGTTCGAGAGAGTCGGCTTCGGATAAGAATTTGGAACAGAGAGATTCAAATTTAGAAAAACGATCTCTTTTAGAAGATTTGAATATAGAGAAGGTCGAAAGCAAGCTCAACGAGTTGATGCAAAACGAAAAGATCCATTTGGATGAAGAGTTGAGACTTCCCTCATTGGCTTCCGAAATGGGACTTTCGGTTCATCATTTGTCCGCGTTCTTAAACGAACACATGGGAATGAATTTTAATTCATTTATCAATCACCATAGGGTCAAGGAAGCAAAAGTGATGCTTTTGGAAGAACCGGATCGATCGATTCTTTCGATTGGAATGGCTGTGGGATTTAGTTCTTCTTCCGCATTTCACAGAGCGTTTTTAAAAGAGACAAAAAAATCTCCGAAAGCGTTCAGAGAAGAGAATCTAACGAATTATAAGAATAACGAAGATGAGATGGGAGATCTTGATTCAAGGTATTCCCATTCGATTTAA
- a CDS encoding TerB family tellurite resistance protein: protein MENLSSLASKVLPGHEFYEKFREELNPEQEIFQLKMNYAKVLVSVWSYSCMADGIFHQKEGSLVGQMVKALFEEGCIFFDHQGEKTSIISELSDVFENPLPVKTIRNFSEGNPIMAAGFYEDACVIVSMDGALTKKEREFLDDLAKELEISSMDKKNIESRTHGKKK from the coding sequence ATGGAGAATCTTTCATCCCTTGCAAGCAAAGTCCTGCCGGGGCATGAATTCTATGAAAAGTTCAGAGAAGAATTAAACCCCGAACAAGAAATCTTTCAACTGAAGATGAATTATGCCAAGGTCCTCGTCAGTGTTTGGTCTTATTCCTGCATGGCGGACGGAATCTTTCATCAAAAAGAAGGAAGCCTCGTCGGTCAAATGGTGAAAGCACTTTTTGAAGAAGGTTGTATCTTCTTCGATCACCAAGGCGAAAAGACTTCCATCATCAGTGAACTATCCGATGTGTTTGAAAATCCTCTTCCCGTAAAAACGATCCGAAACTTTTCGGAAGGAAATCCGATCATGGCCGCGGGTTTTTACGAAGACGCTTGTGTCATCGTTTCGATGGACGGCGCTCTTACAAAAAAAGAAAGAGAATTTTTAGATGATTTAGCGAAAGAACTCGAGATATCTTCGATGGATAAGAAGAATATCGAGAGCAGAACTCACGGTAAGAAGAAGTAA
- the metG gene encoding methionine--tRNA ligase, with amino-acid sequence MNSSLKENQRKILVTSALPYANGPIHLGHVLEGIQTDIWVRFQKAKGNECYFFCADDTHGTPVMLAARKEGITPEQLIERVQREHFRDLTAFGIDYDNYYSTNSEENKIISEKIYLQLKTNGHIARRGIEQSYCEHDQMFLPDRFIKGTCPNCKSKDQYGDNCEVCGKTYNPKDLIDSHCALCGTAPVLKNSDHIFFKLEDFQKFLKNWIEAGNHVTEGVQKKLREWFDAGLQQWDISRDGPYFGFEIPEEKNKYFYVWLDAPIGYMASSLKFFQGDWKKFDSFWKDENAEIVHFIGKDILYFHALFWPAMLHGSGYQTPKNVHVHGFITVNGEKMSKSRGTFINASTYTKYLDPEHLRFYLAGKLSPGMDDLDLSFEDYAARVNSDLVGNLVNLVSRISTSILDQLNRTLGTLPKEGKELLNELLNQTIKAGTGEQSVQDIIKSAYEQKNYARVMREITRLGDTVNRYVNDNAPWKLIKENPEKTREVVTTVLNASRILAVYLYPVVPKVSEKIYSLLGLKEAPKFKELEPEEFKALENTKVNPYEMITKRVDERAINAMLEENKQSVTEHSKKEEEAKVTNAAPEERSEISIDDLAKVELRVGQIVEASPVEGADKLVNVKVDLGELGIKNVFAGIKVAYQPEALKGLKVVVVANLKPRKMKFGISEAMLLASGEGESLSLFVPHKDAKPGEKLK; translated from the coding sequence GTGAACTCTTCTCTTAAAGAAAACCAAAGAAAGATATTGGTAACATCGGCGCTTCCGTATGCGAACGGCCCGATTCACTTAGGGCACGTGTTGGAAGGTATTCAGACGGATATCTGGGTTCGTTTTCAAAAAGCGAAAGGGAACGAATGTTATTTTTTCTGCGCGGACGATACGCATGGCACTCCGGTAATGCTCGCGGCTCGTAAAGAAGGAATCACTCCGGAACAACTGATTGAAAGAGTTCAAAGGGAGCATTTCCGCGATCTGACAGCTTTCGGAATCGACTATGATAATTATTATTCCACGAACTCAGAAGAGAATAAAATTATTTCGGAAAAAATTTATTTACAGCTCAAAACGAACGGTCATATCGCTCGAAGAGGAATCGAACAATCCTATTGCGAACACGATCAGATGTTTCTTCCCGATCGTTTTATCAAAGGCACTTGTCCCAATTGTAAGTCCAAGGATCAATACGGAGACAACTGCGAAGTTTGCGGAAAAACATACAATCCGAAAGATCTGATCGATTCTCACTGCGCTCTTTGTGGAACGGCTCCGGTTCTTAAGAATTCGGATCATATCTTTTTCAAATTGGAAGACTTCCAAAAATTCCTAAAGAATTGGATCGAAGCGGGGAATCACGTAACCGAAGGCGTGCAGAAAAAACTCAGGGAATGGTTCGATGCCGGTCTGCAACAGTGGGATATATCTCGAGACGGACCTTACTTCGGTTTTGAAATTCCGGAAGAGAAGAATAAATATTTTTACGTTTGGCTCGACGCTCCGATCGGCTACATGGCCTCTTCTTTAAAATTCTTTCAAGGCGATTGGAAGAAATTCGATTCTTTTTGGAAGGATGAGAACGCTGAGATCGTTCACTTTATAGGAAAAGATATATTATACTTTCATGCTTTGTTTTGGCCGGCGATGTTACACGGAAGCGGATATCAAACTCCGAAGAATGTTCACGTTCACGGATTTATCACCGTCAACGGAGAAAAGATGTCCAAGTCCCGCGGAACGTTCATCAACGCGAGCACTTATACAAAGTATTTGGATCCGGAACACCTCCGGTTTTATCTAGCGGGAAAATTGAGTCCCGGAATGGACGATCTGGATCTTTCCTTTGAGGACTATGCGGCTCGAGTGAATTCCGATCTCGTCGGAAACTTGGTCAATCTTGTGTCTAGAATTTCCACGAGTATCTTGGATCAGTTGAATCGAACGTTAGGAACCCTTCCGAAAGAAGGGAAAGAATTGTTAAACGAATTGCTCAATCAAACGATCAAAGCCGGAACCGGAGAACAATCCGTTCAGGATATTATAAAAAGCGCATACGAACAGAAAAACTACGCGAGGGTGATGAGAGAAATCACTCGTCTGGGAGATACGGTAAACCGTTACGTGAACGACAACGCTCCTTGGAAACTGATCAAGGAGAATCCGGAAAAGACCCGAGAAGTCGTAACCACCGTTTTGAACGCGAGTCGAATTCTCGCCGTTTATTTGTATCCGGTAGTTCCGAAGGTTTCCGAAAAAATCTACTCTTTGTTAGGTTTAAAGGAAGCGCCGAAGTTTAAAGAATTAGAACCGGAAGAATTTAAGGCATTAGAAAATACGAAAGTGAATCCGTACGAGATGATCACAAAACGTGTGGATGAAAGGGCGATCAACGCAATGTTAGAAGAAAACAAACAATCCGTTACGGAACATTCCAAAAAAGAAGAAGAAGCGAAAGTGACAAATGCCGCACCCGAGGAGAGGTCAGAAATTTCGATTGACGACCTCGCAAAAGTCGAGTTGAGAGTCGGTCAAATCGTCGAAGCGAGTCCGGTCGAAGGCGCGGACAAACTCGTAAACGTGAAAGTGGATCTCGGAGAACTCGGAATCAAAAACGTCTTCGCCGGAATTAAAGTCGCTTATCAACCGGAAGCCTTGAAAGGTCTAAAAGTTGTGGTTGTGGCGAATCTCAAACCGAGAAAGATGAAGTTCGGAATTTCGGAAGCGATGCTCCTTGCTTCCGGTGAAGGAGAATCCTTGAGTTTGTTCGTTCCTCACAAAGATGCGAAACCCGGAGAGAAGTTAAAATAA
- a CDS encoding HD domain-containing protein: protein MPLQLDISYSFQRLLEKSKNVGGRLVSRQLTHIVDSFILSKFETSGVEFKSGDEICLVAMGGYGRMEMAPHSDIDLLYLHNGIKEERLSALISKINTYLYDSGKEVGHSCRTIKECFQYLDDMSSYHAFLDARFLAGSRTLFEKFKTDFLEKLPEKRTKNYNQAKEEILSSRFLKEERPILLSEPNLKTDLCGLRDIQYMFWMEKSVRNLPSLGGLSILPVFQRGEIQLLQEAYDFLLRTRISMHVITARKTDRLDLNLQQEVAEYLGFGKKTELSSVEKFMYVLYGHQKNIYFIIRTYLDSIIEKRKSSEGESFPYEDLHFFKIGRTVFPPVMGTLFTNPHTIYRDVMISFRMIQEKDLQVSGTLLNEFRFASNFLDDDFKYSPEVNDEFLKILRTPSQRGRVLKLMHESGVLGAILPEFGACTNFPLFSYHHEFTVDEHTLLILHELDLLDKGEFQDVEVQKAYKECSKIELLALAILLHDAGKVKEGDHSQYGAELVSSVGDRLGLSEEDRDLCRFLVEKHTLMSELSSKRDIGDPNLVFDFARTVGSRERLRKLYILTVIDTKSVGSGVLTNWKSSILNTLYQNTIPYLISDSNGNFGEVGPDRDVNLQDLKKYLIEKESLEENISDKIVQFANEVTPSSYLNTVSNRKILKNFKAIGTLAQDPVQGLIFDWEQDPAFVTIDVVTVNQPEILLDLSCAVSSEGLSLLGMKSYTLGEYWITSVQVTDSAGGGNLPSDRMDRIQAKLKAIASGNLKRESIAFQRADWNPRKPTPESIVNRSVMFYNSDLPDVTIMEVRMPDVVGLVYRILQIILHLNLKVRYLRVSTSADYAYDSFYLQTSSGAKLEEQELLSELRDQILNIQLSEQILGEIMI, encoded by the coding sequence ATGCCCTTACAATTAGATATCTCTTATAGTTTTCAAAGACTTCTGGAAAAAAGTAAGAACGTCGGAGGTCGCCTTGTTTCTCGACAACTCACTCATATCGTTGATTCTTTTATCCTTTCCAAGTTCGAAACATCGGGAGTGGAATTCAAATCCGGAGATGAGATCTGTTTGGTGGCGATGGGTGGTTACGGAAGAATGGAGATGGCGCCGCACTCCGATATCGATCTTTTGTATCTTCACAACGGAATCAAAGAGGAACGTCTTTCCGCTCTTATATCAAAAATCAATACTTATCTCTACGATTCCGGAAAAGAAGTCGGGCATTCCTGTCGAACGATCAAAGAATGTTTTCAATACCTCGACGACATGTCTTCGTATCACGCGTTTCTGGATGCGCGTTTTCTCGCTGGTTCAAGGACCCTCTTTGAGAAATTCAAAACGGATTTTTTGGAAAAACTTCCGGAAAAAAGAACCAAAAATTATAACCAAGCGAAAGAAGAGATTCTTTCCTCACGATTTCTCAAGGAAGAACGCCCGATTTTGTTAAGCGAACCGAATCTCAAAACGGATCTCTGCGGTCTCCGAGATATTCAATATATGTTCTGGATGGAAAAATCGGTTCGCAATCTTCCTTCCTTGGGAGGTCTTTCGATTCTTCCGGTTTTTCAAAGAGGGGAGATTCAGCTTTTGCAGGAAGCATACGACTTTCTCTTAAGAACTCGCATTTCCATGCACGTGATCACGGCAAGAAAGACCGACCGACTCGACCTCAATCTCCAACAGGAAGTCGCCGAATACTTAGGCTTCGGTAAAAAGACCGAGCTTTCCTCCGTGGAAAAGTTCATGTATGTATTGTACGGACATCAGAAGAATATTTACTTCATTATTCGCACTTATTTAGACTCGATCATAGAGAAGAGAAAAAGTTCGGAAGGAGAAAGTTTTCCTTACGAAGACCTTCACTTTTTTAAAATCGGAAGAACCGTTTTTCCACCCGTCATGGGAACTCTTTTTACGAATCCGCACACAATCTATCGAGATGTGATGATTTCTTTTCGAATGATCCAAGAAAAGGATCTTCAAGTTTCCGGAACACTTCTGAATGAGTTTCGTTTTGCTTCCAACTTTTTGGACGATGACTTCAAATATTCTCCCGAAGTGAACGATGAATTCCTAAAAATTCTAAGAACTCCTTCACAACGGGGGAGAGTTCTGAAACTTATGCATGAGTCGGGAGTGTTAGGGGCGATTCTTCCCGAGTTCGGAGCCTGTACAAACTTTCCGCTCTTCAGCTATCATCATGAGTTCACGGTCGACGAACACACACTTTTGATCTTACACGAATTGGATCTCCTTGATAAGGGAGAATTTCAGGATGTCGAGGTTCAAAAAGCCTACAAAGAATGTTCTAAGATCGAGCTTCTCGCATTAGCAATTTTGTTACACGACGCGGGTAAGGTAAAGGAAGGAGATCATTCCCAATATGGTGCGGAACTTGTTTCTTCCGTAGGAGATCGACTGGGCTTAAGCGAAGAGGATCGGGATCTCTGTCGTTTTCTCGTGGAAAAACACACTCTTATGTCCGAGCTGAGTTCCAAAAGAGATATCGGAGATCCGAATTTGGTTTTCGATTTTGCTAGGACGGTGGGAAGCAGAGAAAGATTAAGAAAGCTTTATATTCTCACCGTCATCGACACAAAATCCGTCGGTTCGGGCGTTCTAACGAATTGGAAAAGTTCCATCCTAAACACCTTGTATCAAAATACGATTCCATATCTGATCAGCGACTCCAACGGAAATTTCGGAGAGGTCGGTCCGGATCGAGACGTAAATCTGCAGGATCTAAAAAAATATCTTATCGAGAAGGAAAGTCTGGAAGAGAATATTTCCGATAAGATCGTCCAGTTCGCAAACGAGGTGACTCCTTCGTCCTACCTAAATACGGTTTCCAATCGTAAAATATTAAAGAATTTTAAAGCGATTGGGACTCTTGCACAGGATCCCGTTCAAGGATTGATCTTCGATTGGGAACAGGATCCCGCTTTCGTCACGATCGACGTCGTTACGGTCAATCAACCTGAAATTCTTTTGGATCTTTCCTGTGCCGTTTCGTCCGAAGGCCTTAGTCTTTTAGGAATGAAAAGTTATACTCTCGGAGAATATTGGATCACTTCTGTCCAAGTTACTGATTCCGCGGGTGGTGGAAATCTTCCTTCCGATAGAATGGATCGTATTCAAGCAAAGCTAAAAGCGATTGCTTCCGGAAATTTGAAAAGGGAAAGTATCGCGTTTCAGAGAGCGGATTGGAATCCCAGAAAGCCGACTCCGGAAAGTATCGTAAATCGATCGGTCATGTTCTACAATTCCGATCTTCCCGACGTGACAATTATGGAAGTTAGAATGCCGGACGTTGTCGGTTTGGTTTATAGAATTCTTCAAATCATCCTTCATCTAAATTTAAAAGTGAGATACTTGAGAGTGTCGACTAGCGCCGATTATGCGTATGATTCTTTTTATCTCCAGACTTCGAGTGGAGCTAAGCTGGAAGAGCAAGAACTATTATCCGAACTGAGAGACCAAATTCTTAATATTCAACTTTCCGAACAAATTTTGGGTGAGATTATGATCTGA
- a CDS encoding acyl-CoA dehydrogenase family protein has protein sequence MNNPTVNPGLAPFDISDYKGNRGKNFYEEDRVLQTLVEKYSQGYDSTHKKAMQDHLLGYGALVGGILDELTEASHKEGKYGEVVKYDRTGNRIDQIVYSNEQKQSRKISYDYGIVNLNYHSSWKHPFTDLHRYALAYLANQNGEGGVTCPLAMTEGMIKVLEALGTPEQKAKYLPLVAGEGSDSHFMAGQYVTERVGGSNVSANRTIARKQENGKWILTGEKWFCSNPGDLWVTTARVEDTNTIGLFLVPRIKDDGTLNGHHILRKKDIIGSRGKLTVEIIYDGVEAEALGRPAHGIANLIKYVIGISRLHVSLAASGISRRAWMEAYEYAKFRSAYGSKILEFPSLLKQLSDQRLKHTAMLTSVFRHYHTPENLKLAGEVLAPLLKYKCSSISTEITYNSILVLGGNGIVGDFSALPRLHNDSIINETWEGTHLLLSEHVLRGFKREKVTNAFFKYVEELTDTATEASETIRKKTDLLKGILEKSSPEELDLNRIYISDLAFEIFSLASLSDVSGKKAPNSQKDLSFFRDGYLDLVNSSQDFAKKGSFSGSPEKLKSVIHY, from the coding sequence TTGAATAATCCAACCGTAAATCCAGGACTTGCCCCCTTTGATATTTCCGATTATAAAGGAAATCGAGGAAAGAATTTTTACGAAGAAGATCGAGTATTGCAGACTCTTGTGGAAAAGTATTCCCAGGGTTATGACTCCACTCATAAGAAGGCTATGCAGGATCACCTTTTGGGTTACGGGGCTCTTGTGGGAGGAATCTTAGACGAACTAACGGAAGCCTCTCATAAGGAAGGCAAATACGGAGAAGTCGTAAAATACGATCGAACAGGAAATCGTATCGATCAGATCGTTTATTCAAACGAACAAAAGCAATCTAGAAAAATTTCGTATGATTATGGAATCGTAAACTTAAACTATCATTCTTCTTGGAAACATCCTTTCACCGATCTTCATCGTTATGCGCTTGCCTATCTCGCGAATCAAAACGGAGAAGGTGGAGTTACTTGTCCACTTGCGATGACCGAAGGTATGATTAAAGTTTTAGAAGCGTTGGGAACTCCCGAACAAAAAGCTAAGTATTTGCCTTTGGTTGCAGGTGAAGGAAGCGATTCCCACTTTATGGCCGGTCAATATGTGACGGAACGGGTCGGTGGTTCGAACGTGAGTGCGAATCGAACCATCGCAAGAAAACAAGAGAATGGGAAGTGGATTCTCACTGGAGAAAAATGGTTCTGCTCCAATCCGGGAGATCTTTGGGTCACCACCGCGAGAGTGGAAGATACGAACACGATCGGCCTTTTTCTCGTTCCAAGAATTAAAGACGACGGAACGTTAAACGGACATCATATTCTTCGTAAAAAAGATATTATCGGATCCAGAGGAAAACTCACCGTTGAAATTATTTACGACGGAGTTGAGGCGGAGGCTCTTGGAAGACCAGCACACGGAATCGCCAATCTAATCAAATATGTGATCGGAATTTCTAGACTTCATGTTTCACTTGCTGCTTCCGGAATTTCAAGAAGGGCTTGGATGGAAGCGTACGAATATGCGAAGTTTAGATCCGCTTACGGAAGTAAAATTTTGGAATTCCCTTCCCTTCTAAAACAACTCAGCGACCAGAGATTAAAACACACCGCTATGTTGACTTCTGTTTTCAGACACTATCATACTCCTGAAAATTTGAAATTGGCGGGAGAAGTTTTGGCCCCTCTTTTGAAATATAAATGTTCTTCTATATCTACCGAGATCACTTACAATTCTATCTTAGTCTTGGGAGGAAATGGAATTGTGGGAGATTTTTCTGCGCTTCCGAGACTCCATAATGATTCCATCATAAACGAAACTTGGGAAGGAACCCATTTATTGTTAAGCGAACATGTATTGAGGGGTTTTAAGAGGGAGAAAGTCACAAACGCTTTCTTTAAATATGTGGAAGAGTTGACCGATACGGCGACTGAAGCCTCCGAAACGATTCGCAAAAAGACGGATCTTTTGAAAGGGATTCTCGAAAAATCCAGTCCGGAAGAGTTAGATCTCAACCGAATTTATATTTCTGACTTAGCTTTCGAGATTTTTTCCTTGGCTTCCCTCTCCGATGTTTCCGGAAAAAAAGCCCCGAACTCACAGAAGGACCTCTCTTTCTTTCGAGACGGATATTTGGATTTAGTAAATTCTTCTCAGGATTTTGCAAAAAAGGGGAGTTTTTCGGGAAGTCCTGAAAAACTAAAATCAGTGATTCACTACTGA
- a CDS encoding GGDEF domain-containing phosphodiesterase produces the protein MQMENLSPSLQKSLLYFSDQSIEAIVVLDRQWKAIYSNSKFQKFLTSPHFRIFFEKLIPVLRSKKTWEKDFGMTSILLENDIDDSFFLNEANLELQWTIYDLDHSYMIRFRPANSGAPKKEFERSYFDKITNLPNKKFFLKHFQELVSQNFSEADKHFVFFLSFSNPDSVASKEENSYFDIISRKVADRLKKYLHPNDLIFKFEGDCFLISSAQIDSESKSEWFCDCLILLFNFPFSYEEREFHLNVNIGYSRFETSAGADLNAIRILKESLHRSFLIGPNSHYYFDQNAISATSEKAKIEIDLRKVLNRKELEIHFQPIVDMRENRIFSMETLVRWNHPKRGKLLPGSFIAIAENSSFIKTIGEWMIWETFRYYENSILESKNISLSLNISPKQLGDKNIVPLLKEASAFYKIQPDRIILEIIENSFDSSDAQIGKVVNSLRDFGFKFALDDFGKGYSSLGRLIHLPIDYIKLDKIFLFNFFQTSTRTIITSLVNLIQAMGKSIIVEGVENEMQHNLLQELNCDFGQGYFYSYPLEILQAEELVLNEKIFSV, from the coding sequence ATGCAAATGGAGAATCTATCTCCGTCTTTACAAAAGTCTTTATTGTATTTTTCCGATCAATCAATCGAAGCCATTGTAGTGTTGGATCGACAATGGAAAGCGATCTACTCCAATTCTAAGTTTCAAAAATTTCTGACCTCTCCTCATTTTAGAATTTTCTTCGAAAAATTAATTCCCGTTCTCAGGAGCAAGAAAACATGGGAAAAGGATTTCGGAATGACTTCTATTTTACTGGAGAACGACATCGATGATTCGTTCTTCTTGAACGAAGCGAATTTAGAACTCCAGTGGACGATTTATGACTTGGATCATTCTTATATGATTCGTTTTCGTCCGGCAAACTCGGGTGCACCGAAAAAGGAATTCGAAAGGAGTTACTTTGACAAAATCACGAATCTTCCTAACAAAAAATTCTTCCTAAAACATTTCCAAGAACTCGTTTCTCAGAACTTTTCGGAGGCCGACAAACACTTCGTATTCTTCTTATCTTTTTCAAACCCTGACTCGGTTGCTTCCAAAGAGGAAAATTCTTACTTTGACATCATTTCGAGGAAAGTCGCGGATAGACTCAAAAAATATCTCCACCCGAATGATTTGATTTTTAAGTTCGAAGGCGATTGTTTTCTGATTTCCTCGGCGCAGATCGATTCCGAATCGAAATCCGAGTGGTTCTGTGATTGTTTGATTCTTCTTTTTAATTTTCCCTTTTCGTATGAAGAAAGGGAATTCCATCTCAACGTAAATATTGGTTACTCACGTTTTGAAACGTCCGCGGGCGCTGATTTGAACGCGATTCGTATCCTAAAAGAATCATTACATCGTTCTTTTTTGATCGGCCCGAACTCTCACTATTATTTTGATCAAAACGCGATTTCAGCAACATCCGAAAAAGCGAAAATCGAAATCGACCTTCGAAAGGTGTTAAACCGAAAGGAATTGGAAATTCATTTTCAACCGATCGTAGATATGCGGGAAAATAGAATTTTTTCGATGGAGACTCTCGTACGTTGGAATCATCCAAAAAGAGGAAAACTCCTTCCCGGAAGTTTTATCGCAATCGCTGAGAATTCGAGTTTTATAAAGACGATCGGAGAATGGATGATTTGGGAAACCTTTCGCTATTATGAAAATTCGATTTTAGAATCCAAAAATATTTCTCTGTCGCTTAACATTTCACCGAAACAGTTAGGTGATAAGAATATAGTTCCTCTTCTGAAAGAGGCGAGCGCTTTTTATAAGATTCAGCCGGATCGTATCATTCTTGAAATTATAGAAAATTCATTCGATTCTTCCGACGCTCAAATCGGGAAAGTCGTGAATTCGTTGAGGGATTTCGGTTTTAAATTCGCGCTCGATGATTTCGGTAAGGGATATTCTTCTTTGGGAAGATTGATTCATCTTCCGATAGATTACATCAAACTCGATAAGATTTTTCTTTTTAATTTTTTTCAGACCTCCACAAGAACGATCATTACTTCTTTGGTAAATCTGATTCAGGCGATGGGAAAGTCGATCATCGTGGAAGGTGTAGAAAACGAAATGCAACACAATCTTTTGCAGGAACTCAATTGCGATTTCGGTCAGGGTTATTTTTATTCTTATCCGTTGGAGATCCTACAAGCGGAAGAACTGGTTCTGAACGAGAAGATCTTTTCCGTTTGA